AAAAGCCCCGTCTCCACCGCAATATCCCCGATCAGGATCGCGGCGATCAGCGACATCGCGGTAGCGAGCGGCGCAGGCGTATGAACCGCCGCCATCCGCATCAAGTCCACCCCTATCTCGGCAAGAAGAAACTGCGCCACAAGAGGGATCTTCGCCTCTTTTTGCACCCCGATAAATTCCAGTGCCGCCGGCTTGAGCTCGGGTTGGAGCGTGAACAAAAACCAGACGGGGAGGAGAAATAACGATGCGAATATACCGAAAAACCTCACCCACCGGAAATATGTGCCCAAAAACGGGGTCTGTCGGTTCTCCTCGGCATGCTGTACGAGATCAAAGAATGTAGTGGGCAGAATCATCACGCTCGGCGATGTGTCTACAAAAACAGCGATGTGCCCCTCCATTAAGTGGGCCGCCACCACATCCGGCCTCTCCGAATATCTCACAAGCGGAAAAGGGTTCCAGCCCCGTTTGACCGTCGCTTCTTCCAGTTGTTTATCGGCAAGAGGCAAACCGTCCAGCTTGACCTGCTTGATTTTATCGCGAATCGCTTCGAGCATCTCCATATCGGCGATGTCATCAATATAAGCCAGACATACATCGGTCTGCGTCCGGTCGCCGACCCTCATTGTTTCATAGCGCAGATGCTTGTCGCGCAGCCTCCGCCGTACCAGCGTTACGTTGACAAGCATCGTCTCCACAAATCCGTCCCGGCTGCCGCGCACGACGCGTTCCAGCGAAGGCTCCTCGGGAGACCGCGCCGGAAAGCTCTTCGCATCAATCATGAGAAGGGAGTTCTCTCCGTCGATATATAAAGCCGACGCACCGGCCAGGACGCCCGCCATCATGTTATTCCAGTCGCACTCCTGCATCACCTGCACGGCCGGCACATAAAGGTCAAGGAAGGAATGCAGCGCATCCGGCGACAGATCATCCGATTGCAAATATGAGAGTCTCTTCAGAACCTCGGTTAGAACCTGATCCTTGGCAAAGCCGTTCAGAAAGAAGAGCGCAGTCCTTTTCTCACCGAAAGTCATTTCCCGAACGACGACATCGAAGCTTTTTTTATAACCGACCTCCGTCTCCAGTTTCTCAATAAATTGTTCGATATGCTCCGGAATAGGCTCCCGTTCGGGCTTTGACTCCTCTGCGCCGTTCCCGGAATGACGATTACCCCAGTGTCCGATAATCGGCTCCTCCAGAGCTTCCAGCTCGAGCTTCTCCTTATCGTCCGAGTCGATAATGGCAATCGGCTCCAGTTCCACCCCTCCGGTAAACCCTGCTTCCTCCGAATAATGATAGACCGGCTTCGCATTTCGCTTATCCGAATCACGGCCTCCCTGTCCACGTTCCCTCATCTTACAGCCTCCTCAGAGTTTATTTCCGCTTTCATTCGCCAATCCGCTGAAAGTAAAGCCAATCGAACAAGGATCCGAACACTTTGCCCAACATCATCGCCATAACAAGAGCCACCATATAACGGCTCAGCTGCAGCCGTTTGGCCAGTATAGGCAGCACATTCATTACTTCCGTCAACGCGGCTGCGAGCATACCGACAAATATGCCGTCAAACAACCCGATTATCGGTAGCATGACATGACTTGGCAGCCGCAGCCGCCAGTCCATGAAATCGGCCACGGTCCAGTACACGGCGCCGCATATGATCGATGTTTCAAACCAGATCGAGCTGCGGTACGCATAAGCTAGCTGGGCGAGCCTTGGAATAAGGTCGAATACGATGAGCAGGGCGACGAGACCGCTGCCGACCGCCAGACCGCCGGCTAATCCAAGAAAAACAACAAATCCGTGCTGCGCTAGGCTAAGCATCGTCGACCTTCTCCTTCGCGATCCCGGGCTTGCCGCTTTTTCCGTTCTCATTCTTCTTGCTCATTTCGTCGGCGATAACGTATGCGTTAACATTTTCCTCGTACATATAAAGCTCGACTTCGAGCGGATTCGGTTCCTCATTGAGCCTCTTGCGGAACAAGTGGTTGAAGAACACAAGCATTCCAGCCCCGATGCCAAAGGAGTATGGAATTTGAAACCAGAGCGGGCGATCGCTCCTGCCGCCGGTTACAAGCTCTGTAATACGGATATGCACCTCGCGCATGCTCACATCGGTATGGAAGTTCATGATGGCGAGCCCGGAGCCGAAGAAGAGAAGCAGCCACGCCCCTGCCAGCACAAGCAATCGCGGCTTGCGCGGCTTATCCGCGACGATGACGAGCACCTGCGGATCGCCGTAGGGCTCGACAATGGCGTGAGGCTCCGATTCCCGCACCGCTTGGACGATTTGGAGCAGGTCGATAACGACGCGGTTCCCGTCCTCGAGCCGGTGGCGGTGCAGCACAAGCCTGTGCAGCCTCGCCTCAAGCGCCTGGTCTGCGGCAAACAGGCGGGCCGCATGGCCCAGCGTAATGATTCCGCCGGGCTTGATTCCGATTCTTTTACGCAGCCGCAAGTAAAGGGTACACGATCCTGCGGAGCTCATCCGCATCCCTCCCGTCATTGGTATCATTAGCGGACCGCTTCCCTTTTAGTATGATTAAAGGCAGCCAAGGATAATCGGAGCAGTCGAAACAAAAAAAACCAAACCGCCGCTACCGGGCGATTTGGTCTTGGATGAGCCCTCCTAAAGGGCGATCTGGTCCTTGATCAGCTGTAAAATTTTCTTCTCCAGCCTTGATACCTGAACCTGGGAAATACCGAGCCTTGCGGCAACCTCAGACTGAGTCTGATCGCGGTAATAACGCAAAAATACAATCAGCCTCTCCCGCTCCGACAGCCCGCCGATCGCTTCGAAGAGCGCGAGCTTGTCGAACCAGCGTTCCTGCGAATCGTCGGCAATCTGGTCCATGAGCGTGATGGGGTCGCCGTCATTCTCAAACACCGTTTCGTGGATCGATGTGGGCGGCTTATTCGCTTCCTGGGCGAATACGACGTCCTCCGGGCTGATCCCGAGCTGCTCCGCCACTTCCTTGATGGTCGGCAGCCTCCCGAGTACCTTGGAGAGCTCATCCTTGGTCTTGCGCACTTTATTCGCCGTTTCCTTAAGCGACCTGCTGACCTTCAGAGTCCCGTCGTCCCGCAGAAACCGCTGGATCTCTCCGATAATCATCGGCACCGCATAGGTCGAAAATTTCACCTCATACGACAAATCGAATTTATCGACCGACTTGAGAAGGCCGATACAACCGATTTGGAACAAATCCTCCGGTTCGTACCCGCGCCCCATAAACCGTTGGACGACAGACCAGACCAGCCGGATGTTGCACTGCACCAGCGTATCGCGAGCCACAGTATCGCCGGATTGACTAAGAGCGATCAACCGT
This is a stretch of genomic DNA from Paenibacillus sp. sptzw28. It encodes these proteins:
- a CDS encoding stage V sporulation protein AA, whose product is MIPMTGGMRMSSAGSCTLYLRLRKRIGIKPGGIITLGHAARLFAADQALEARLHRLVLHRHRLEDGNRVVIDLLQIVQAVRESEPHAIVEPYGDPQVLVIVADKPRKPRLLVLAGAWLLLFFGSGLAIMNFHTDVSMREVHIRITELVTGGRSDRPLWFQIPYSFGIGAGMLVFFNHLFRKRLNEEPNPLEVELYMYEENVNAYVIADEMSKKNENGKSGKPGIAKEKVDDA
- the sigF gene encoding RNA polymerase sporulation sigma factor SigF, with product MDVSLKQTAQPFLDDSEVKRLIALSQSGDTVARDTLVQCNIRLVWSVVQRFMGRGYEPEDLFQIGCIGLLKSVDKFDLSYEVKFSTYAVPMIIGEIQRFLRDDGTLKVSRSLKETANKVRKTKDELSKVLGRLPTIKEVAEQLGISPEDVVFAQEANKPPTSIHETVFENDGDPITLMDQIADDSQERWFDKLALFEAIGGLSERERLIVFLRYYRDQTQSEVAARLGISQVQVSRLEKKILQLIKDQIAL
- a CDS encoding spore germination protein, with the translated sequence MRERGQGGRDSDKRNAKPVYHYSEEAGFTGGVELEPIAIIDSDDKEKLELEALEEPIIGHWGNRHSGNGAEESKPEREPIPEHIEQFIEKLETEVGYKKSFDVVVREMTFGEKRTALFFLNGFAKDQVLTEVLKRLSYLQSDDLSPDALHSFLDLYVPAVQVMQECDWNNMMAGVLAGASALYIDGENSLLMIDAKSFPARSPEEPSLERVVRGSRDGFVETMLVNVTLVRRRLRDKHLRYETMRVGDRTQTDVCLAYIDDIADMEMLEAIRDKIKQVKLDGLPLADKQLEEATVKRGWNPFPLVRYSERPDVVAAHLMEGHIAVFVDTSPSVMILPTTFFDLVQHAEENRQTPFLGTYFRWVRFFGIFASLFLLPVWFLFTLQPELKPAALEFIGVQKEAKIPLVAQFLLAEIGVDLMRMAAVHTPAPLATAMSLIAAILIGDIAVETGLFVNEVILYMAVAAIGMFATPSYELGLANRIVRLLLIISVAFFRVPGFMITSTAVFIILVLMRSFNRPYMWPFIPFDVKGLWSIFIRPPVLYNRTRPNLLKPQQRNRMPEANKE
- a CDS encoding stage V sporulation protein AB, whose translation is MLSLAQHGFVVFLGLAGGLAVGSGLVALLIVFDLIPRLAQLAYAYRSSIWFETSIICGAVYWTVADFMDWRLRLPSHVMLPIIGLFDGIFVGMLAAALTEVMNVLPILAKRLQLSRYMVALVMAMMLGKVFGSLFDWLYFQRIGE